CTCCGTACGTTCCCCAACTCCTCCCTGTCATCAACTTTTTCGGAGAAGAGCCAAAAATGATAAGTTTGTTTCAGAACCATATCCTGGTTCGATTTTCGGATCTGGTGGATTTGCCTCTCAGTGTAATCAGCATGCGTAGTTCACACGCGAGAGGAGGTGGATGTTTCCGAGGTGTACGTTTTCAAGGCCGGCTTCCACTGCGGCCTCCCTGGCCTTGGCTGCGTGTTCTCGTGAAGTGGCGGGAAGGTCGCTCATATGGAAATGCGGATGAAATCCAAGAAGAGAATAGGGGATATCTTTGTCAAGAGAAGAGATAAATCCAGCTATCTTTTTTACCTCATGAACATCGATGTATCCAGGCACAAGGAGCGTACTCGCAACTGCAAGTGGCGGGTCCTTTCTCTCGTTGAACCGTGATGCAAGATATGTGAAGTTGTCAAGCGTTCTCCTGTTGGTAGTTCCGCAAAGCGCCAGATTCAGGTGTTCGTTATACGTTTTGAGGTCGAACTTGATTATCCCTCCGCTCTCCAGAGCAACTTCTATCATCTTGCTGAGGTGGGCTTTGCTCATTGAGCCGTTCGTCTCCCAGCAAATCCTGAAGTCCCCTTTCTTTCGGGCCTCTCTTGCCGCACTGAGCGAATGCACTATCTGTGGAGTTGGGTCACCTCCAAAATAACATATACATCCCGTATCCTCTGTTGCACGTGTGGCAAGTTCACTATCCGAAAGTGGAGAAGCAGTCTCGAAGTTGGTCGACCTGAATGTGAAATTCTGGCAGAAGAGGCAGTCAAAGGAACACGCCCTGTAGAAGACGGCCAGGTTGTACTTGCCCTTCATGTTCCTTCCGGGACAAACCCAGTCAGCGACACAGTTGGTGGGAAGGGGATCATAGTAGTAGTCAAGATAGGCAAGCTTGGGGCCTCCCGAACGGAACTTGAGCTTGCCGTCCAATTCTTTTCTTATTCCACAGAACCCCAGACCTCCACTTTCAACTTCACACTCGTTTACGCAAAAATTGCACTTGACTCTTCCCCCTCTGGGGACCTTTCCAGGCAGGCTGTACTGCTCCCTTGTCTCTGCATGGACATTTTCTAAATGATCCTTCACCTTCTCGAAATCACTTCTTATGCAGGAAACACAGACTGACAGCGGTTCCGATATTACAACTGACGACTTACCGCAATTTATGCAACTACCCATTTTTCACCAAAGTACAAAGTACAGAGTACGGGAGAAAACCAGGTCACGCTCTCCTTGAGGGAGATGTACTTTCCCCCTGTTTACTCGCCTGGGTCCAAAAGAATCATTTTGCATTTTGATTTTTGCAATGAGTCATCGCAGATGGCTTCACATCAATTGCTTGACGGTCAGCGTTCTCATTCTGTTTATGGCTGCCGCTATCTCGAATTTTCTCGGCAGTGCGTAGTCACCGTAAACCTCATCCCTGAAGGGCGAGAGAACGTCCAAGCCACTCTTCTCAATATCTCTGGAAACCATCTCCACGATCTCAAGCATAGAGTGAGAACCGTCAGCATACTTTCTTGACATGTAGTGGATAGCATCGCCAATGGCTCTGGCCTGACCGACATCTACAAGCTGTTCAACGCATAGAAGGTCAATTCTCGTAGTCCCGAAAGAGATTTCATTCATAGACTTTGTGTCTATCTTTACTTCTCTCTTCCCCCTTCTGGGATTGAAGCTGTGACGCAGTGGTGCTCTTTGAGTAATCTTGGAGAAAGAATTTCCGACCTCTCTGGCGCGCTGTGTTCCATACCTTGCAGCTATTTCTTTTGCCTCAGAGGTGACGTCCCTGGGCTGATAGGTGTCCATTGATATTACTGTATCTGCAACATCGAAATAGTCACCACTTCCTCCAAGCACAAGGATGGACGAGACTCCAAACTGAGAATACAGCTCTCTAACCCTGTCGAGAAATGGAGTAATCGGCTCCTTGTCCTTGCTGATCAACTCCTGCATTCTCCTGTCACGTATCATGAAGTTAGTAGCGCAAGTATCCTCGTCCATAAGCAGGAGTTTGGCACCGACTTCCATCCCCTCAACGATACTCGCGGCCTGGGACGTAGAACCACTGGCATCATCGCTCGAGAAAGAACGGGTGTCGATACCGGTCGGAAGATTAGCCAGGAAAGCTGAGATGTCGACCTTCTCAACCCTTCTTCCATCTTCTGCCCTCACCTTCACCGTGTTCACATCAGTTATGGCGAATTCTCTCCCATCTTCGAGAATGTGATTGTACACGCCTCTCTCGATTGCTCTCAGCAGCGTGGATTTGCCATGGTAGCCTCCTCCGACAATCAATGTAACTCCCTCAGGAATTGCCATGCCCGTTATGGTTCCACTGTTGGGCCTATCGAACGTCATGCTTAAACTCTCAGGTGAGAGGATGGGAACGGCCTTTGAAAGATTCATAGGTCTGTCGTCTATTCCGGTCTTTCTAGGAAGAATTGAATCATTGGCGATGAAGCACACGTACCCTTTCTCGACCAGAGAACTTCTTATGAAATCTGCATCCTCACAAACGTCAACCTGTCTGCTCAACCGATCTCTGTCCGTATTTTCGTGGAGAAGGGACCTGGAGACTATCAGCGGGATTTCTTGAAAGAATACTTCTTCTGCCTGTTTCCCCAGGACCATCCTCCCGCGCGCAGGCAACCCAACCAGGAACCTGACCTCGACGAACTCGCCATTCACCACCACGGCAGAACGCTCCAGGATCTCCTGTCCACAGGAAGCAATGGAGACCATCCCGCTCTTGCCTGACCCCCTGTGTCCCCTTGCAACGGCATCAATGGCATTGGAGAAGGCTCTCACCAGGTAGTCTTCAACTCCAATCCTGCGCGAACGATTCTTGAACAGCTCAGGGGAAAATTTGGCAACCTGTTGCTTCACCCTCACCCTCACGCGAGATGGCGCGGCAAAAGGATCGCCTTGAACGTGGTCCACGAACAGAGTGTAGCCCTGAAACTGATAGACTCCTCTGATCTCTTTGTAGGCCTTATAGCCTCGACCGTCTATTCTGCGGAGCTTCCTTTGGAGGGATTCCATATATCTGGTGAAAACACTGATTATCTTCGATCTCTTACCAGAAACCTGAATCGCAAGGCATCTTCCAGCATCGATATGTTGTTGAATAACACGTAGCACTCTTTGTCTTTCGGACACAATTCGAGAAGTCCTGCTAGATCTTCGTCTGTGTACTTGTATCCATATGCGCCTATACCATGAAGTCTGTAGTATGCTATTTCACCATACACCTGGTTATCTTTGAACGGGTCAACGCAGTGGACAATATCGAGATCTTTACACAGCCCTTTTACCGTGTCTTTACTCCACTTGCCCCTCGGTTCCCAGAGCATTTTGACCTCTCCCCTTTCAACCCCTTCGAAGAACATTCTCACATTGAGCACACTGTCCATGTTCTCTTCAAAGCTGGGCGGACTCTCGAATAGGACCATTCCTGCCTTCAGAATGTCCACGATCTCCTTAGTTCTCTCCCAGGCTTCGCGCACCTCATCAGTGGGTCTGAAGAAACCATAGTTTGTCAGTTTTGATTTGGGGATCTTCAGTTTTGTTCTTCTGTATGTCGGACTGTCAGAGGGATGCGTAATAGTCTGCCAGGCCTTCACCGCGTATTCAAAACTTCTCGGAGCTTCCGAATTCCACCTGATTGCAGTGCTCGGCCTGGGAAGATTGTAGAATGTCGTTTGTACTTCTACTATGTCAAACTTACTATAGTAATCTTCTCTCTTGGTCGGAAAACCGCAACAGCCAACTCTCATCATCTAACCAACAACCCATTCCTACTTCTTCTTGTCAAACAATTCCAGGAAAGGCTTGAACAGATCGATCGGTACTGGGAACAGAGTGGTTGAGTTGTTCTCTGCGGCCACCTCCTTTAATGTCTGCAAGTATCTGAGCTGAAGGGCAATGGGATGGCCCTTAAGTATAGTGGAGGCTTCTGCCAGTTTCTCGGATGCCTGGAACTCTCCTTGCGCGTTTATGACCTTCGCTCTTCTTTCCCTCTCAGCCTCGGCCTGTCTTGCCATAGCCCTCTGCATCTCTGTAGGTAGATCAACATGCTTTATTTCCACAAGCGAGACCTTGACTCCCCACGGGTCCGTGGCCTCATCAACAATCGCCTGGAGCTTGTTGTTGATTTGCTCTCTCTTGGCAAGCAAGTCATCAAGCTCAGACTCTCCCAGAATTGACCTCAGTGTAGTCTGCGCTATCTGAGAAGTCGCATAAAGGAAGTCTTCAACTTCAACTATGGCTTTGTTCGGGTCCATCACCCTGAAATAGACGACGGCGTTCACCTTGATTGAAACGTTGTCTTTGGTTATAATATCCTGAGGTGGAACGTCCATTGTCACAACTCTCAGGCTGACCCTGACCATTTTCTCAAAGAATGGTATGATCCAGACCCATCCAGGGCCTCTTGACGCAACAAGACGGCCCAGCCTGAATATCACTCCCCTCTCATACTCCCTCAGTATTCGTATGGCATTGCTCAGTATTATTGCGACAAACAGAACGATGAGTAGTATTCCTATACCCATTTCTCCTCCCTATTTATTTATGATTGCAATGTTTCGACCTTGAGCACAAGGCCATCTACATCAACCACTTTAATCCTCTCACCTTTCTTTATCCTCTGTTCAGAAATCGCGGACCACAGTTCTCCGTGAACTAGAACCTGACCTTGTCTGGAATCGATAGTGGCTCTTGCGTCTCCCTTCAGCCCTATCATTCCGCGCCTTCCTGTGGTCGGCTTCCTGCGGTGGGCTCTCGCAACCATGCCCATGCCGAACAGGAAGAACGCCGCTGTAACCATAACAACCGGTATGATGACAGACCAGGAGA
This genomic interval from candidate division TA06 bacterium contains the following:
- a CDS encoding ATPase, with product MESLQRKLRRIDGRGYKAYKEIRGVYQFQGYTLFVDHVQGDPFAAPSRVRVRVKQQVAKFSPELFKNRSRRIGVEDYLVRAFSNAIDAVARGHRGSGKSGMVSIASCGQEILERSAVVVNGEFVEVRFLVGLPARGRMVLGKQAEEVFFQEIPLIVSRSLLHENTDRDRLSRQVDVCEDADFIRSSLVEKGYVCFIANDSILPRKTGIDDRPMNLSKAVPILSPESLSMTFDRPNSGTITGMAIPEGVTLIVGGGYHGKSTLLRAIERGVYNHILEDGREFAITDVNTVKVRAEDGRRVEKVDISAFLANLPTGIDTRSFSSDDASGSTSQAASIVEGMEVGAKLLLMDEDTCATNFMIRDRRMQELISKDKEPITPFLDRVRELYSQFGVSSILVLGGSGDYFDVADTVISMDTYQPRDVTSEAKEIAARYGTQRAREVGNSFSKITQRAPLRHSFNPRRGKREVKIDTKSMNEISFGTTRIDLLCVEQLVDVGQARAIGDAIHYMSRKYADGSHSMLEIVEMVSRDIEKSGLDVLSPFRDEVYGDYALPRKFEIAAAINRMRTLTVKQLM
- a CDS encoding slipin family protein encodes the protein MGIGILLIVLFVAIILSNAIRILREYERGVIFRLGRLVASRGPGWVWIIPFFEKMVRVSLRVVTMDVPPQDIITKDNVSIKVNAVVYFRVMDPNKAIVEVEDFLYATSQIAQTTLRSILGESELDDLLAKREQINNKLQAIVDEATDPWGVKVSLVEIKHVDLPTEMQRAMARQAEAERERRAKVINAQGEFQASEKLAEASTILKGHPIALQLRYLQTLKEVAAENNSTTLFPVPIDLFKPFLELFDKKK
- a CDS encoding radical SAM protein, with product MGSCINCGKSSVVISEPLSVCVSCIRSDFEKVKDHLENVHAETREQYSLPGKVPRGGRVKCNFCVNECEVESGGLGFCGIRKELDGKLKFRSGGPKLAYLDYYYDPLPTNCVADWVCPGRNMKGKYNLAVFYRACSFDCLFCQNFTFRSTNFETASPLSDSELATRATEDTGCICYFGGDPTPQIVHSLSAAREARKKGDFRICWETNGSMSKAHLSKMIEVALESGGIIKFDLKTYNEHLNLALCGTTNRRTLDNFTYLASRFNERKDPPLAVASTLLVPGYIDVHEVKKIAGFISSLDKDIPYSLLGFHPHFHMSDLPATSREHAAKAREAAVEAGLENVHLGNIHLLSRVNYAC
- a CDS encoding DUF72 domain-containing protein, whose translation is MMRVGCCGFPTKREDYYSKFDIVEVQTTFYNLPRPSTAIRWNSEAPRSFEYAVKAWQTITHPSDSPTYRRTKLKIPKSKLTNYGFFRPTDEVREAWERTKEIVDILKAGMVLFESPPSFEENMDSVLNVRMFFEGVERGEVKMLWEPRGKWSKDTVKGLCKDLDIVHCVDPFKDNQVYGEIAYYRLHGIGAYGYKYTDEDLAGLLELCPKDKECYVLFNNISMLEDALRFRFLVRDRR